The following are from one region of the Bactrocera oleae isolate idBacOlea1 chromosome 6, idBacOlea1, whole genome shotgun sequence genome:
- the LOC138857814 gene encoding cuticle protein LPCP-23-like has protein sequence MAFKFIILSALLAVASAGILQPITYAHVANPAVDAVASSHQNVVRNFDGTVSQYSKTIETPYSSVHKSDTRVSNNVYQPVVTKTVYAAPAPAAVYAHAAPVTKTVTYAAPAPAAGLYTHATPVVAKSIYAPAQPHALVAAPAVAKTVTYSAPAPVYHHEVPVAKAVSYAAPAPVYHQAAPVAIHYSPAETASHMSFDGFGTHWGW, from the coding sequence ATGGCTTTCAAATTCATCATACTCTCCGCACTTTTGGCCGTCGCCAGCGCTGGTATCCTGCAACCGATCACCTACGCTCATGTCGCCAATCCCGCCGTGGATGCCGTCGCCTCCAGCCACCAGAATGTGGTGCGCAACTTCGATGGTACCGTCTCGCAATATTCGAAAACCATCGAGACTCCTTACTCCAGCGTACACAAGTCGGACACACGCGTCAGCAATAATGTCTACCAACCCGTCGTCACCAAGACTGTTTACGCTGCCCCAGCTCCAGCTGCTGTCTACGCTCATGCCGCACCAGTTACTAAGACTGTGACCTACGCGGCTCCAGCACCCGCTGCCGGTTTGTACACACACGCTACACCCGTTGTTGCCAAGTCTATCTATGCTCCCGCTCAACCCCATGCTCTTGTTGCTGCTCCAGCTGTTGCGAAGACCGTCACTTACTCAGCTCCAGCTCCAGTATATCATCACGAAGTGCCTGTTGCTAAAGCTGTCAGCTATGCTGCTCCAGCTCCGGTTTACCACCAAGCCGCTCCTGTAGCAATCCACTACTCTCCAGCTGAGACTGCTTCGCACATGAGTTTCGATGGTTTCGGTACCCACTGGGGTTGGTGA
- the LOC106626555 gene encoding pupal cuticle protein C1B — protein sequence MAFKFVVLSALLAVASAGVLQPITYAHVANPAVDAVASSHQNVVRTFDGTVSQYSKTIETPYSSVHKTDTRVSNNVYQPAVAKTVYAAPAPAAVYAHSVPVARTVAYAAPAVAKTVTYAAPAPVYHHEVPVAKTVTYAAPAVAKTVTYAAPAVAKTVTYSAPVPVPVYHHAAPVATNYNQGSAATTYTHNAPGVSSYGASQTVHYSPAETASHMSFDGFGTHWGW from the coding sequence ATGGCTTTCAAATTCGTTGTACTCTCCGCACTTTTGGCCGTCGCCAGCGCTGGTGTCCTGCAACCGATCACCTACGCTCATGTCGCCAATCCCGCCGTGGATGCCGTCGCCTCCAGCCATCAGAATGTGGTGCGCACTTTCGATGGCACCGTCTCGCAGTACTCGAAAACCATCGAGACTCCTTACTCCAGTGTACACAAGACGGACACACGCGTCAGCAATAATGTCTACCAACCCGCAGTGGCCAAGACTGTTTACGCTGCTCCAGCTCCAGCTGCTGTCTACGCTCATTCCGTTCCAGTTGCCAGGACTGTGGCTTATGCCGCTCCAGCTGTTGCCAAGACCGTAACTTATGCCGCTCCAGCCCCAGTGTATCATCATGAAGTGCCCGTTGCCAAGACTGTCACTTATGCTGCCCCCGCTGTGGCCAAGACTGTCACTTATGCTGCCCCCGCCGTGGCCAAGACTGTCACCTACTCCGCTCCAGTTCCAGTACCAGTGTACCACCATGCCGCTCCAGTAGCCACCAACTACAATCAAGGCTCCGCTGCCACCACTTACACTCATAACGCTCCCGGTGTCTCCAGTTATGGTGCCAGCCAAACCGTCCATTACTCTCCAGCTGAGACTGCCTCTCACATGAGCTTCGATGGTTTCGGTACTCACTGGGGTTGGTAA